TAAGCCTGTTCTGCCAAGCGAAAAGAAGGACTTTGTCATAAATATGAAATTCAACCATGACTGTGATACGcaacacacttttttgtttgttttccaactgTAAGCGCCTGCAGTCGTACTGTCACATTCCCTTCAGCTCATCTGAAAACATATACTgaattcaaaaacattttgacacTAGCCATATGCCATGGGCAAACTTTTGATCGGGTGTAACCGCTCAGTGTAAAGGAAAACAAGTAACTGCGACATGTCAGATCATATGTTTTATTCTGGTCATTTTTGTGACAGCTTCCTTCCTTTTCTGTAATCGCCATGTTGCTCTTTGGAATACCCACAGTCATTTTGTTTTAGAAAAGTCCAATTTAATTCTGATGAATAGAAATTTCATCGGAAAGTTCTCAGTAAAAATGTTTGGGACTCCTATCTCATGTTAAATTGAACAGATGTCAGAGCAAGTCTTTTTTAACAAGTAGACTGCAAATGTTTACCTTTAGTTTATGCTATTAAAATCTTTTGCAAGATCATGTTATATCTCAGGCATTTCTTGTGTTGCCATTAGACTTTCAATACACTGAACCATTGTTATGTAAATGTCTCTGCCAAATGACTCTGATGAGGCCAAGGGATTTATCATGGACTGTACAGTTTCCATAATATGCGGAGTCAGAGGGCACTCAATTTCCTGGACTTGAACTCCATATGGTTCCTCGTGCACAGCATCAAACATTTCCCAGTCAGTTCCAAATAGCTCCATGttctggggagggggggggggggaatatttttaatattttgtatgaaACAGCATTTGTTAGCGTCATAGAATAACTGCCTGAGTCatattttaaggtttttaaCACAATAATGCACTGTGAATCAGCAGTGTTAGGGGAACTAGGCAGAATCAAAATTTAGCTAAAATATGATTAGGTTATAAGTCTaataattttgaattattttaaaaacataccaAAGCACACACTGAAGTACACAGGCATAGTGCAGTGACAACAGAAAACCAttgaaataacaataaaaaaatcatacgtTTTTATATATACCTAAGCCTTGTATTTTGATCAACATCATTTTGCAAATTAATTtcacataatttcatattttgcagGTCAATGCTAAATAACTAGCACAAGCCAACTTCTGATGCTAGTAATGCTAGCACTAACTTATCGTCACCGGCATGTCGTTAGTTTGCGAGCTAAAGGAGTAAGTCTGTAAGTCCATGAACTGTACATTGTTTAATAAAGTACAattttatgaaatgaatattggATAAACACATTGTTGACTTTACCTGTGATGTTTCTCCTGAGCGGGCAGCTCCACTCGGTCCACTGCTGTCAGCCATTTTTTCCTTTGGCGAACGCGCGATTGGAGGAATCGAGGTTCGATTATTTTCTCTGTGATGTGCCTGTGACCTACGTGACGTCATGTTAACGCTTTTCAACTCGTACCCACAAACTTGAATTCGTGCTCATAGAAGAGACGTCGTAGTCGTAGAAATTAGAGTTGTATTCACAAGACTTTGCACTCACAGCTTTTAGATTCATactcacatgaaaaaaatcctAACCCGCACAATTTCTCAGATTCATGTATATGACAGCAGAATTTTGTGTACAACAATTTCATTGACATACAAATGTTTAAGATTACGAATACGAATGGTTAAAATCATGCACACACCTTTTTGACAGCTATCTTACTTCATATAATTCTCGATAGCCAATTAAATTGGAAATCACACATTAactacacagcaaaaaaaatggcaaaaaatgttgcaattctCAGTAAAGCACGACATGTTTTAACCTATAAATCTCTTCACATCCTATATTCCACACTTGTAATGCCATATCTGACTTATTGTTCAGAGATATGGGGAAACAACTTCAAAACCAATCTGCAACCTCTGGTCCTCCTGCAAAAAAGAGCAATTCGGCATATACATAAGGTAGGTGTCATAGAGCATACTAACCCATTATTCCTCGAATCCAAACTGCTCAAATTTGCAGATATAATATCCTTGAAAACCTTACAGATCATTTACAAAGCTAAACACAAACTCTTACCAGGAAACATTCAAAGTCTGTTCAAGGAAAAAGAAATATCCTATCAATTCAGAAATCCAAACCATTTTAAATCTGAAAGTTACCGGACCACAAGAAAAGGTTTCTGTGTTTCCAATTGTGGAATAAAGCAATGGGAGAGTTTGCCGTCGGAAATTAAGGAGAGTAAAAGCATATCACAATTTAAACGAAAATATAAAGATTGGATTTTATCAAATTATAATAGCGACATCATAAGTTAGCCCAATTTCACCATCAGTAAAACGACACTAAAAGGTCTGACTACTTGATGCAGGTCATATTAGTTTGGAAACGTGTATATAAAGTTGTATTGCAGTTATGTTTATCCTCAATATcttatttgtgtacatgtgcatgtgtgtgtatacatctaTGTGtagatgtgtatatatacatatgcatatgtatgtgtgttatatgtatatgtatgtatatatatatatatgtatatatatgtatatatgtatgtatatatgtgtgtatatataaatgtattttttttccccctttctcctctttaaatgttctcctctttaaatgttactcattattttgtttgcttgGTTGTCGGTAGCCACAGGGGAAAAGTATTGttgattttggggggaaaaaaaaaaaaaaaactgtctacaTTGGTGGCACTACtgaatttaatttagttgtaaATTCAATGACATGTGACACAGTACAAGATAAGTgtcttataaatataaatataagtgggaatggtattttaatagtgatcattctactgtcttgtcatctctgctggaatctctgattgactgatatgagaaatgtaagaatattaccttaatacctttgtaactatactaaattgttagaggtacccaggctaacatgcataaatatagaggtagggattatcattattattatcattaattataattattattagttattactttacaaaaaatagtaataatggacagcaagacatcattgcttcaaaaattggtgtgagcacagacctaaaaccttgcttcctaatgcacaagactagacacacacaaactaataaacacgtctaaaaacctcaggtagggtttaacaagaagaaactgatgtttgggttggtcacctgtccagacacagtctcaagttcttgttttttaatgcataagattagacacatgcaatacagtaaataagtaaatgtcacaaaaaaaagtgggctaataaattgacacacaaagactgcggatttcagaaaataacagatgaaatctctacactctacaagaagcaatgaagtctgtaaaattaaataattaaaaataaaaaatcacaaaaattttaactataatgatgaaaatggtaatattaatgatgattataatgatggtaataatgataaagattataacaataattataataatgataataataataataataatattacaataaaaataataacaggggaaacaagacagtggcatgaacatgattatatcctgcaaaaaggggtaggcatttataagcttttgcttcagcctactccttttgggctagttgaatatatatatatatatatatatagttgaatacaaatgtaaataatggaaagttatattttgattgatgtaagaaatgcactgtaatgattcacatatttgcccaaataaagggaaaaaatatatatatatatatatatattttatgttttttttaattttatgtaccccgaagcagactcaatcggtaccttggcgttattagcaccacgctctgaccaactgagctaaccaaccacaggacacctttgcatcaaatgtttccagctcaaatcaactaactcatccttaacagaccgcattctctgtgctcgtggtcgaaattttgcttctcggacaacggggtcatctgcccccattgattatgcagtcacggtgggcgagaggtttgccgctgctctgctttgccatgctgttttctttacctttccccggtcggttggcagccttgatgggggtgtttcgcagttgactgggttgtgcgctgttggttatggggcctggggggttttgggcttttgtcgccgccatgctgttttccttgtggtggtgtactgttagttgttgtcaacgggggcttttgtcgtttcttcacggtccgcattctctgcactcgtggtctgaagaggataatggggtccactgcccccattgatctgctccttgagtcttggtgaccaagaggttttttgccgctctgctttgacatgctgttttctttacctttccccggccttgtcgagggtgggtggtgtgatgtcggttatgggggccggtaagttgccgccctgggcttttgttgttcctggagcacataaagaagagtggctagtacgggggttgaacccgtgaccatggcgttattagcaccacgctctgaccaactgagctaaccggccactggacaccattgcaatattttatgtttttttttattttatgtaccccgaagcagactcaatcggtacgctggggtctgagggcgataagtgggtacctggtggacaccttgtttgtgctcttgacaggtatttcgggacagtttaacaattggcttttgatggtggaacaagctaaaacaaggaaaacaaattgtttagcgtgcctgggagtgggccccttattgcaaatagttcccgctgtgatttccgccgagtgtccctgatgaatacatccactgctccagaagcagcctctgctaattgtcggccattcgccatagcgcaccccgaggttacagaggtcaaaggtaagcccatattcagcagcacactggcgaaaggtaaatttatgtgcattaccgtttccacaggttcccgcttggtacaacccggcattaatatctcttggtgtaattctaccttacagatggatgccttcttccggccgatactcagggctgacctctggtggtggtgcggtggcacacggtgcaaacgtctcctttttgccctcaaaatacaagggcaacaggacaatcccttggttccaccaagacttgaacttagaccactggattcaaagtccagggtgctaaccattacaccacggaacctgcaagggtacagacagcgccgggccctgaagtacatcctgtcagattacattagcgttgatatAACTTCACTGAGGGTAATTTCtctacgccttcgggctggggaaaaggtcctaactgtcatttgtgcgtacgtgCCAAACGGCAGTGCGGAGTACCCGGTCTTTTTGGAGtcctggtgactccgtcgttctactgggagacttcaacgtccatgtgggcaatgacagtgtgacctggaggggcgtgattgggaggaacggcctcccttaTCTGAACCCGGgcagtgtgatgttattggacttctgtgcgaaccacagtttgtccataactaacaccatgttcgaacatagggatgtccataagtgcacttggcaccaggacacccttggctgcaggtctatgatcgactttgcagtcgtgtcatcagacctgcgtccgcatgttctggacaggcgggtgaagagaggggctgagctgtcaactgaccagattaaggttccttacgctcaggaggcactggttgaaatcccacagctggcattttcctggtcagctccattatccacgactggaatgatttggcagcaaaagactgtcagattgtacaagacacctgaacaccttgagaagaagattaagagaggttttgttctaatgagaagggtttgtttgttgacattgtgacatacaaaagaggaactccccgtcggggaatcgaaccccagtcTCCCGTGCGGCTGGCGGGGATAGTTCAGCTGAAACGAGCTAAattttccccattcatttccaatgagagagaaaggccactatgaatgtaatatacttttgtccatgagtGGCGCTGTGGCCGCTTCTGCTACACCCACCCACCACATTCATCCTGAACTTCAGGTAGAAATTAACTCTATTGagtttcattatttcatatgttatttgtgtttctcagagattgctgcgcaccattcagggttgcagagtcttctgcggagaaacacctcaactgggatgcatggcaaacaactgacacaattgttactgaggccacatctgtGTGCCTCAGAATATCCCCCGTTATACGGCACCTTCGCACAGTTCCTgtcggctgccttctctgtggtggaccaggaagacctgcagaggctccaggatgcatacgtcttctgtggcatccagcctgcaaatcccaccaagcagcatattcgtGAGCACTGCAGGATAAAGAGTCCGCCGCCCGGGACGCTTAttcagagagtggaaggggtgttgaagcactttcacctgaccacagatccgaatggcatccctctttataagccctccatgctaaagagatggaggatccaacgagtccacattctgcgcggttgcctcagtgatcctgaggtggaagggggcatactgtaccgccgtggaggaacgatacagttaaaccacgtgccaggtgagcgtgcagcagtccccgtctggatccccatcagaggcacgtcgcagcaggagggctaccactttcaccaggccaaatgggtgaccggcacgcaggtctccccagagctgttccaggcccaggccatgacaggagtgtgtcgctggaactatcagcgtctgctggacctgaaactgccaggcgtttctctcccgcctgttttcaaccctgcactgatatgctccctgaatgctgtttccagacgggtctttggcgaagaaaagtaccctgctcttcgtctggcagctgaagacaccggggagaggtttggcctggagtacagggagccagaatgttgtccggtccctttagactgggacaaacataaaaccaagaaggaccccggccacgccacaagtgctccttctccaggcatccTGCCTGATCAGGGAGCTGGTCAGGGAGCAgacccagtgcagccttcctccacacctcccaccaggcttttcagctttgttcaccctcttcaaactgctactgtgactacgtctagtcgtgtggcccctatcccagcatctgacttggacaataaagcttctgttactgagcttcagccacagccaggtaaaaacctaatcatgtgtccccttgttctaatagtgttgcatcttgtttgaaccaaataacaaatgtgtatctcttggttttctttgcctagagcccacaagaagattacccatccaatgttctccgactgctgcccgcactggacca
This portion of the Doryrhamphus excisus isolate RoL2022-K1 unplaced genomic scaffold, RoL_Dexc_1.0 HiC_scaffold_24, whole genome shotgun sequence genome encodes:
- the LOC131111082 gene encoding uncharacterized protein LOC131111082 produces the protein MLKRWRIQRVHILRGCLSDPEVEGGILYRRGGTIQLNHVPGERAAVPVWIPIRGTSQQEGYHFHQAKWVTGTQVSPELFQAQAMTGVCRWNYQRLLDLKLPGVSLPPVFNPALICSLNAVSRRVFGEEKYPALRLAAEDTGERFGLEYREPECCPVPLDWDKHKTKKDPGHATSAPSPGILPDQGAGQGADPVQPSSTPPTRLFSFVHPLQTATVTTSSRVAPIPASDLDNKASVTELQPQPEPTRRLPIQCSPTAARTGPVKTGGRVFVLDHKRWPSPKKSAIDELLNKHRGHEDMIKLVVREYGTLVHKSSKDPNSMLHPTSKLHISKYMKHNSKFLNTSSSLNTSPEKLQHTQQLWQLLSTTSAVPVVTLPAAMVIPPSPPPPPPDPGFPLDK